TCCGGCCCTCCAGCCGGCGGGCCAGGTCCCAGGTGAGGTCGGCCTCGCACACGTCGCCGATGCAGGCGCCGCGGTCCGGGCCGCCGTGACCCGGGTCGATCACGATGCGCTTGCCGCGCAGCCGCGGCCCGGCGCGGCGCACCTTCTCCTGCTCGCGCAGGTACACCGGGCGGCCACCGCGGACCTTCGGCGCGAGCTGCCGGAGCGCCCGCAGCGTGCCCGGTCCGCAGATGCCGTCGGGGTTCAGGCCGTACTCGCGCTGGAAGCTGCGCAGCGCCTGCTCGGTCTCCCGGCCGAAGATGCCGTCCGGGCGGCCTGCGTCGAAGCCCAGCTCCAGCAGCCGCTCCTGCAGCGCGAACACGTCGTCGCCGCTGATCGGCTTGGACACCAGGAACGCCAGCGACCGGTCGCCGAGCCGCCAGCGGGCCTCGGTGAGCGCGCGGTAGGTCGCCGGGCCCACCACGCCGTCGGTGATCAGCCCGCGTTGTTGCTGGAAGACCCGAACCGCCTGTTCCACCGCGTCGTCGAACAGCGCCGGATCCGTCCGGCCGTTGGCCGCCAGCAGACCCAGCGCTGCAAGGGTGTTCCTGATCTCGGCAACGGCCGGACCGACGTCACCGCGGTGGAGCAGCTGCATGCACTCCTCGCTCGATTCAGGCGCCGGGTGCACCGGCGCGGAGGATGGTCGGGTACGTCCCGCTGTCCCGTTCGCGTGGCGGGTCGCAGAACACGAACCCGTCGGGTAATTGTGCCTTGTGCGCCGGGACTCGGCGCTGCGGCCCACGGCCACCGGGCGGACGTGCGACAACGGTGCGTGGGTGCGCGATCTCTCCTGGTGCGCAAAAACACG
This portion of the Saccharopolyspora antimicrobica genome encodes:
- a CDS encoding N-acetylmuramoyl-L-alanine amidase, which codes for MQLLHRGDVGPAVAEIRNTLAALGLLAANGRTDPALFDDAVEQAVRVFQQQRGLITDGVVGPATYRALTEARWRLGDRSLAFLVSKPISGDDVFALQERLLELGFDAGRPDGIFGRETEQALRSFQREYGLNPDGICGPGTLRALRQLAPKVRGGRPVYLREQEKVRRAGPRLRGKRIVIDPGHGGPDRGACIGDVCEADLTWDLARRLEGRMVATGMEALITRGPNACPPDADRAGFANEAGADMFLSLHIDANHSPLAEGVASFHFGTGNGTTSTVGEALAGFLQREIVARTGLRDCHTQAKTWDVLRLTRMPAVRMELGYLTNARDRSRLLDPAFRDVIAEGLLVAVKRLYLLGKDDQPTGTFTFDDLLRHELARAEGA